One Nostoc punctiforme PCC 73102 DNA window includes the following coding sequences:
- a CDS encoding RNA polymerase sigma factor translates to MTLRMLGGLETDEIARAFLIPTATMAQRLVRAKRKIRDAGIPYKVPETTDLAPRIEAFLTVIYLIFNEGYAATKGDAIVRADLCIKAIRLGQLVRQLLAPQPPSEVTALVALMLLHDSRRNARLDEAGDLILLEEDRDRSRWNHLQIAGALPLVEEALLFGTGVYALQAAIATLHCQATRAEETDWAQIVRLYEVLERLQPSPIVTLNRAVAIAIADSPQAAFGLIDSLAPELDSYHLFHATRADLFRRVGALEEATQSYTRALELVTNDSERRFLERRLREVQPNIQSG, encoded by the coding sequence TTGACCCTCCGAATGTTAGGTGGACTGGAAACCGACGAAATTGCCCGCGCCTTTCTTATACCGACTGCAACAATGGCACAGCGGTTAGTTCGTGCTAAACGCAAAATTCGAGACGCAGGCATTCCTTACAAAGTACCTGAGACGACTGATCTCGCTCCCCGGATAGAGGCATTCCTGACAGTCATCTATCTCATCTTCAACGAAGGCTATGCCGCAACCAAAGGAGATGCGATCGTGCGGGCTGACCTCTGCATCAAAGCGATTCGCTTGGGGCAACTGGTGCGGCAATTGCTGGCACCCCAACCCCCATCTGAAGTCACAGCACTGGTGGCGCTGATGTTATTGCACGATTCGCGGCGCAATGCGCGTCTAGATGAGGCAGGCGATTTGATTTTGCTAGAAGAAGATCGGGATCGCAGTCGTTGGAATCATCTACAGATTGCTGGGGCGTTACCTCTGGTAGAGGAAGCGTTGCTCTTTGGAACCGGAGTGTATGCCCTGCAAGCGGCGATCGCCACCCTCCATTGTCAGGCAACCCGCGCCGAAGAAACAGACTGGGCGCAGATCGTGCGGCTCTATGAGGTGTTGGAACGCTTGCAGCCCTCACCCATTGTGACCTTGAACCGAGCAGTGGCGATCGCAATAGCAGACAGTCCTCAAGCCGCATTTGGACTGATTGATAGCCTTGCTCCAGAACTGGACAGCTATCATCTCTTTCATGCCACCCGTGCAGATTTATTCCGGCGTGTTGGAGCATTAGAGGAAGCGACCCAGAGCTATACACGGGCACTAGAATTAGTGACAAATGACAGTGAGCGTCGTTTTCTGGAACGTCGGTTGCGCGAAGTTCAACCTAACATTCAGTCCGGCTAA
- a CDS encoding sigma factor gives MASIPKTDVAQAIAALYRTEWGRIVAILIRLVGDFDVAEEAAQAAFTAAVNQWESDGIPDRPRAWIIRTARYKAIDRLRRRTKLTEKLEWYAASGLIPSTEEPTYDNTCRLRGKGEGERKNL, from the coding sequence ATGGCTTCAATCCCAAAAACAGATGTGGCTCAAGCAATTGCTGCCCTTTATCGAACTGAATGGGGGCGCATTGTCGCTATTCTGATTCGGCTGGTCGGAGATTTTGATGTAGCTGAAGAAGCTGCACAGGCAGCATTTACAGCGGCAGTGAATCAGTGGGAAAGCGACGGTATTCCCGATCGTCCCCGTGCCTGGATTATCCGAACTGCCCGGTACAAGGCGATCGATCGCCTCCGACGACGCACGAAACTGACCGAAAAACTAGAGTGGTATGCGGCATCTGGCTTAATTCCATCCACTGAAGAACCAACCTATGACAATACTTGTCGGTTAAGGGGAAAAGGAGAAGGGGAAAGAAAAAACCTTTAA
- a CDS encoding YciI family protein, with product MSDTEREHCYGESAQLAQDLHTQGQFLATAPLHPVATATSVQVRDGKSLVTDGPFAETREQLGGFFLVNAQDLDEAIAIATRIPGAKVGTVEIRPVIEVAGLPAQP from the coding sequence ATGAGCGACACCGAGCGGGAGCATTGCTATGGGGAATCTGCCCAACTCGCCCAGGATTTGCATACTCAAGGACAATTTCTGGCGACGGCTCCACTCCATCCTGTTGCAACCGCAACCAGTGTCCAAGTCCGTGATGGCAAATCACTCGTGACCGATGGACCATTTGCCGAAACCCGCGAACAATTGGGTGGATTCTTCCTCGTTAATGCTCAGGATTTGGATGAAGCCATTGCGATCGCCACCCGCATCCCAGGTGCAAAAGTCGGCACCGTCGAAATCCGTCCTGTCATCGAAGTTGCGGGACTACCAGCACAGCCCTGA
- a CDS encoding VOC family protein produces the protein MQNNSKITPCLWFDDQAEAAAQFYTSIFRNSKIVHVSRYGDAGQEMKGKPAGAVMTVSFELDGQPFTALNGGPTFKFNEAISFQIFCDTQADVDDYWQKLSAGGDETAQQCGWLKDKYGVSWQIIPRILIELLNHPDAATSQKVTTTMLQMKKIEIDELKRVAAD, from the coding sequence ATGCAAAACAATTCCAAAATCACTCCCTGTTTATGGTTTGACGATCAAGCCGAAGCCGCCGCTCAGTTTTATACGTCGATTTTTCGCAATTCCAAAATTGTCCACGTCAGTCGATATGGAGACGCTGGACAGGAAATGAAAGGAAAACCAGCCGGAGCCGTCATGACTGTCAGCTTTGAACTTGATGGTCAGCCGTTCACAGCACTCAACGGTGGTCCGACCTTCAAATTTAACGAGGCGATTTCCTTCCAAATCTTTTGCGATACCCAGGCGGATGTGGACGATTACTGGCAAAAATTGTCTGCCGGTGGGGATGAAACCGCACAGCAATGCGGCTGGCTCAAAGACAAATACGGCGTCTCCTGGCAAATTATTCCTCGCATTCTGATTGAGTTACTCAACCACCCCGACGCGGCAACCTCTCAAAAAGTGACCACTACCATGCTGCAAATGAAGAAGATCGAGATTGATGAACTCAAGCGTGTCGCTGCTGATTAG
- a CDS encoding YciI family protein encodes MKVMVFVKATQDSETGVMPSEQLLTEMGQYNEELARAGILLAAEGFHPSSKGVRVHFSGTDRTVTQGPFTPAQELVAGYWLWQVNSMSEAVAWVKRCPNPMPGDSEIEIRPVFEAEDFGEVLTPALREQEDRIRAQLETQQQQ; translated from the coding sequence ATGAAAGTCATGGTCTTTGTCAAAGCAACCCAAGACTCCGAAACTGGGGTCATGCCGAGCGAACAGCTTTTAACTGAAATGGGGCAGTACAACGAAGAATTAGCGAGGGCAGGTATCTTGCTCGCCGCTGAGGGGTTTCATCCTAGCTCAAAAGGGGTGCGAGTTCACTTTTCAGGAACCGATCGCACCGTCACTCAGGGACCTTTCACTCCAGCGCAGGAGCTAGTGGCAGGGTACTGGCTGTGGCAGGTGAACTCAATGTCCGAGGCAGTTGCTTGGGTAAAGCGCTGCCCTAACCCTATGCCAGGAGACTCCGAGATTGAGATTCGTCCCGTATTCGAGGCAGAGGATTTTGGTGAAGTCCTGACACCCGCCTTAAGGGAGCAGGAAGACCGCATTCGCGCTCAACTTGAAACGCAGCAGCAACAGTAA
- a CDS encoding VOC family protein yields the protein MFNGNCEAAFKFYEQCLGGKMTMMMTHKEAPSAENVSPEWQDKIMHACLELDDRLLMGSDCPPGYFETPQGFYVQISVPQIAEAERLFHALAENGKVKMAIAQTFWSSRFGMLTDQFGTPWMINCEQTI from the coding sequence ATGTTCAACGGCAACTGTGAGGCAGCGTTCAAGTTCTATGAACAATGTCTGGGTGGCAAGATGACTATGATGATGACACACAAAGAAGCACCTTCTGCCGAGAATGTCTCACCGGAATGGCAGGACAAAATCATGCACGCTTGCCTTGAACTAGACGATCGCCTCCTGATGGGATCTGACTGCCCACCAGGATACTTTGAAACACCGCAAGGTTTCTACGTACAAATTAGCGTTCCCCAAATCGCTGAGGCAGAACGGCTTTTTCACGCTCTGGCAGAAAACGGCAAGGTGAAGATGGCGATCGCGCAAACGTTCTGGTCATCGCGCTTTGGCATGTTGACCGATCAGTTTGGGACACCGTGGATGATCAACTGCGAACAAACCATCTGA
- a CDS encoding glutathione S-transferase family protein produces the protein MKLYEFAPTRSIRVRWVLQELGVEFEAISINMQAGEHRTPDFLTINPTGKLPVLIDGEHIITESVAIALYLGEKYPESNLVPTDLLLRAQLYRWLLFTATELEQPLWRIARHTFIYPEELRLPAEIPLARQDFTSMAVVLENHLLDRQFVLGEHVTVADFVLAYTLD, from the coding sequence ATGAAACTCTATGAATTTGCTCCCACACGATCAATTCGGGTTCGCTGGGTTCTTCAGGAACTTGGGGTGGAATTTGAAGCAATCTCCATCAACATGCAGGCAGGTGAACACCGTACACCCGATTTTCTCACCATCAATCCCACTGGCAAGCTCCCTGTACTCATTGATGGCGAACATATCATCACTGAATCCGTAGCCATTGCTTTGTACCTCGGTGAGAAGTACCCAGAATCTAACCTGGTACCCACAGACTTGCTTCTGCGAGCACAGCTTTATCGTTGGCTTCTCTTTACTGCCACCGAATTGGAACAGCCGCTATGGCGTATCGCTCGCCACACGTTTATATACCCAGAAGAGTTGAGATTGCCTGCTGAAATACCTCTCGCTCGGCAAGACTTCACCAGTATGGCTGTCGTTTTAGAGAACCATCTGTTGGATCGGCAGTTTGTACTGGGTGAACACGTCACAGTGGCTGATTTTGTGCTTGCTTACACACTTGATTGA
- a CDS encoding helicase-related protein — MRALIIDEVHALAGTDRGAHLMSVMERLVRYTNNDVQRVGLSATVGNPVDILHWLQGTSKRPGCVVNPPKVPSKKDLRVYLRDTLGAIAQDASQITQSKKSLFFCQSRSLAEEIAERMRNRGTDVFVHHSSVSLEERTAAEDRFHRGTNASIICTSTLELGIDVGDLDLVLQANAPSTVSSFLQRLGRTGRRTGQQANTTFFCENVETVLQAIAIIELARKGWVESIPTQTRAWPVLVHQLLALTLQFGGISPELCWGQLSVVPDFSGITHSEFEILIKHMIQEDFLFLAGGLLSMGEKAERVFGRKNFMELYAVFSSPVLYKVQTPAGYTVGSLEQAFVDKLVAQMSSFLLGGRAWTVMHVSHEERTVGVVPAPRGKKPSWGGFAPQLLGFELCQQIAEILQSESTIPYIDAKTQVVLDEYRSDLRPLITEVQSSIQLETDRALWWTFAGGQINHTLKYGLQFHHDWKITSDNFKLKIEGDSVGYATLSLAIAQMSTPAFWENSATQRFILSQLPEYRLSKFQRALLEAYSLEMVSNYLLDMPGVIKFLNLNKLE, encoded by the coding sequence ATGCGTGCTTTAATAATTGATGAAGTTCATGCTCTAGCTGGTACAGACCGAGGTGCCCATCTCATGTCCGTTATGGAACGGCTAGTTCGTTACACCAATAATGATGTGCAGCGCGTTGGACTTAGTGCCACCGTTGGTAATCCGGTAGATATTTTGCATTGGCTCCAAGGTACATCAAAACGTCCAGGTTGCGTAGTCAATCCGCCCAAAGTTCCCTCGAAAAAGGATTTGCGCGTTTATCTGCGTGATACGCTAGGCGCGATCGCTCAAGATGCCAGCCAGATAACGCAGAGCAAGAAAAGCCTGTTTTTTTGCCAAAGTCGGTCTTTGGCTGAAGAAATTGCCGAACGGATGCGTAACCGAGGTACAGATGTCTTTGTCCACCATAGTTCTGTCTCCCTAGAAGAACGAACAGCCGCAGAAGACCGTTTTCATAGAGGGACAAATGCCAGCATTATTTGTACCTCCACTCTAGAGTTGGGTATCGATGTTGGCGATCTCGATTTAGTATTGCAAGCTAATGCCCCTTCTACTGTCTCATCTTTCCTCCAGCGCTTGGGCCGCACTGGACGAAGAACAGGGCAACAAGCTAATACTACATTTTTCTGTGAAAATGTAGAGACAGTTTTGCAAGCGATCGCCATCATTGAACTAGCTAGGAAAGGCTGGGTCGAATCTATACCTACTCAGACACGCGCATGGCCCGTACTTGTACATCAGCTATTAGCACTTACCCTACAATTTGGTGGCATTAGCCCAGAACTCTGCTGGGGGCAACTTTCAGTAGTTCCTGATTTTTCAGGCATAACCCACTCAGAATTTGAAATACTTATCAAACACATGATTCAGGAGGATTTCCTGTTTCTAGCTGGTGGGCTACTGTCAATGGGAGAAAAAGCAGAACGAGTGTTTGGGCGTAAAAACTTCATGGAACTCTACGCTGTTTTTAGTAGCCCAGTTCTCTATAAAGTTCAAACACCAGCAGGTTACACTGTAGGCTCTCTAGAGCAAGCTTTTGTTGATAAATTAGTTGCACAGATGAGTTCATTTCTTCTCGGCGGTCGGGCTTGGACAGTCATGCACGTTAGCCATGAGGAACGCACAGTTGGAGTTGTTCCAGCCCCCCGTGGTAAAAAACCAAGCTGGGGTGGCTTTGCCCCACAGCTACTAGGCTTTGAACTTTGTCAGCAAATTGCGGAAATATTGCAATCAGAAAGTACTATTCCTTACATTGATGCTAAGACGCAAGTTGTGTTAGATGAGTACCGTTCTGATCTCAGGCCATTAATAACAGAAGTTCAATCAAGCATCCAATTAGAAACAGATCGGGCGCTGTGGTGGACTTTCGCAGGTGGACAAATTAATCACACCCTCAAATACGGTCTGCAATTTCACCATGATTGGAAGATTACCTCTGACAACTTCAAGTTAAAAATTGAAGGCGATAGTGTTGGTTATGCAACTTTAAGTTTAGCGATCGCTCAGATGAGTACTCCTGCCTTTTGGGAAAATTCAGCTACCCAGCGCTTCATTCTTTCGCAATTACCAGAATATCGTCTAAGTAAGTTTCAGAGGGCGTTGCTAGAAGCGTATTCTCTAGAGATGGTTAGCAATTATTTGCTAGATATGCCAGGAGTAATTAAATTTTTGAATTTAAATAAACTTGAATAG
- a CDS encoding DEAD/DEAH box helicase — MTSAFARFPPRLQAAIVSNLGWSSLRPVQELAGHTLLDGNNAIVLAPTAGGKTEASIFPLLATLMEREPEGVGLIYVAPIKALLNNQAERLGHYTEMVGLRRFLWHGDIKDKEKRAFIKEPTALLMTTPESLEVMLLSAKVPHTKIFGDMRALILAICVL, encoded by the coding sequence ATGACTTCAGCCTTTGCTCGCTTTCCTCCCCGTCTGCAAGCCGCTATTGTCTCCAACTTAGGGTGGTCTTCTCTGCGTCCTGTCCAAGAACTGGCAGGACATACACTGCTCGACGGTAATAATGCAATTGTTCTAGCCCCTACAGCTGGTGGCAAAACGGAAGCTTCTATATTTCCATTATTAGCAACGTTAATGGAACGCGAACCTGAAGGAGTTGGACTTATATATGTTGCACCAATTAAAGCTTTGTTGAATAATCAAGCTGAACGTTTGGGGCATTACACCGAAATGGTAGGTCTAAGGCGCTTTCTTTGGCATGGGGATATTAAAGATAAGGAAAAGCGTGCCTTTATTAAAGAGCCGACAGCACTATTGATGACCACTCCTGAGTCATTAGAGGTAATGCTGCTATCCGCCAAAGTCCCCCACACAAAAATCTTTGGCGATATGCGTGCTTTAATATTGGCGATATGCGTGCTTTAA
- the brxD gene encoding BREX system ATP-binding protein BrxD, giving the protein MAISERDIEHIFERLRSGVVPERGLEAFAVGIDKQRTEIHRQFQLAANSEGVFKFLRGGYGCGKTFMSRLAILDAQAQGFATSFVVVSDNDLHFYKFDDVYRKVVQELGTSSCPRGALSDIIDRWIARVEDALIAGGADENSDEFDTLVQQRIEEELASLTGGKAPEDMARVLRAIFTFKQKGEIAEASALLSWLAGSENVAATAKKAAGIKGDIASRDALDYLHGILEIVKAAGYKGLVIVIDEVETVLRMRHDSRGKSLNGIRQICDAADRYRGLLWIYTGTPEFFDTKRGVAGLEPLHDRIQFLTLAGFANPRQPQLELKPFDARRLKEVALKLREIFPTANRTGIVNKVTFEFIERLVAKVTAGFKGDVGVVPRQFLRQFVNILDLASENDEFDPMSAEGFEPTDLNEVELLIREGRTYFDEDPADIQGYAAVEF; this is encoded by the coding sequence ATGGCAATCAGTGAACGAGATATTGAACATATTTTTGAGCGTCTTCGCTCCGGTGTTGTTCCAGAACGAGGGTTAGAAGCCTTTGCTGTCGGTATTGACAAACAGCGAACAGAAATTCATCGCCAATTCCAACTAGCAGCTAATAGCGAAGGTGTCTTCAAGTTTTTACGCGGTGGCTACGGCTGTGGTAAAACTTTTATGTCCCGTCTGGCCATCCTTGATGCCCAAGCTCAAGGCTTTGCCACCAGTTTTGTTGTCGTTTCTGATAACGATTTGCACTTTTACAAATTCGATGATGTTTATCGCAAAGTCGTTCAGGAATTGGGAACTAGTTCTTGTCCTAGAGGTGCTTTAAGCGATATTATCGATCGCTGGATTGCGCGTGTGGAAGATGCACTGATTGCTGGCGGGGCAGATGAAAACAGCGACGAGTTCGATACTTTAGTACAGCAACGCATAGAAGAAGAACTTGCTTCTCTCACGGGCGGTAAAGCTCCAGAAGATATGGCACGAGTTCTCCGTGCTATTTTTACTTTTAAGCAGAAAGGTGAAATTGCTGAAGCCAGCGCCTTGCTTTCTTGGCTAGCTGGTAGTGAAAATGTGGCTGCTACCGCTAAAAAAGCCGCAGGCATTAAGGGAGATATTGCTAGCCGAGATGCCCTAGACTACCTGCACGGTATTCTCGAAATTGTCAAAGCCGCAGGCTACAAGGGACTGGTTATTGTCATTGATGAAGTAGAAACAGTACTGCGAATGCGGCATGATAGTCGAGGTAAATCTTTAAATGGAATTCGCCAAATCTGTGATGCCGCCGACCGTTACAGAGGATTGTTATGGATTTATACGGGGACACCTGAATTTTTTGATACTAAACGCGGAGTTGCTGGACTAGAACCTCTGCATGACCGTATCCAATTTCTGACTCTTGCTGGCTTTGCAAACCCCCGCCAACCCCAGTTAGAACTCAAACCCTTTGATGCACGCCGTCTAAAAGAGGTGGCACTCAAATTGCGAGAAATTTTCCCCACAGCCAATCGGACTGGAATTGTCAATAAAGTCACTTTCGAATTTATTGAACGGCTAGTTGCCAAAGTTACTGCTGGCTTTAAGGGAGACGTGGGAGTAGTTCCTCGACAATTTCTGCGCCAGTTTGTCAACATCCTTGATTTAGCATCAGAAAATGATGAATTTGACCCGATGAGCGCAGAAGGTTTTGAACCCACAGATTTAAATGAAGTAGAATTGCTCATCCGTGAAGGTCGTACTTATTTTGACGAAGATCCTGCGGATATCCAAGGTTACGCAGCCGTGGAGTTCTAG
- the pglZ gene encoding BREX-6 system phosphatase PglZ: protein MSQLSPITTVLEAELKRELRQRGIVIWLDKDGYYNSYVDELIARYNRGDFFAPVVAFRGSYLEMVLALETYGNGLDPEPLLIHMPGHTEETIRKTPILELYRAGYRFRKAFDTLIREAVTGHVNPASIENYLNNGITDLQSAEEWLQNNLSQPQDGLAAYLTSLSLEWIVDGILGEDKVLQSRISDQTALNTLTEHLYRHTGMNTAFVCFFHGDTPLSFLDLGETFAAWLMCVEYVHDLTRPPHLDALQPLAQLSLPLRKTCKQLVEYLRKRHPDIYAAKAAIVESHLEQELNQISPEDLGQFETFQWEETAILQGAVEALLTGEFQKALHWSQSHTESASFWLERDRTRRLEWSLIKDAATLGYMIQGSGQLQGKQTLREALEYYTQTGSEVDKAHRRFEQQRLKLLEPTLPHFAQLLEAADKLRFQYRNWADTLAQDFAVICTTESFLPDDGLQQRTLYEQVVHPLTQGNKKVAYFLIDAFRYEMATELIQEFEGAGTTVTLKGRYAELPSITAVGMNILAPVNQNGRVVLAGSDGFKGFKTGEYTVRKPDERVRAMSEKSIDNISAGRRKVRGLTLAEVCNWSTTSLKQSCANTNLVVVHSREIDDAGEANVGLATFETWLQQIKSAWNHLKSIGINEFIFTADHGFLLQDQTTQEKPYRDSNRRYILAKESRSEEGMVTVSLNALKYEGQEGYLLFRKDTAVFATGNPGATFVHGGNSLQERVIPVLTVSHRHQSHLAMVKYLIEAKPEPNILDCSRIRVRVKPAPVAQGVLSFVGAREINVALRVPERPDIQVTIKDAPGAEVKNQQLQIAVEGDWIEVLFDLKGQRDERVRLEIYHPDNVEDVESIVPQTYFNVSGSFQGEVSTATELPKNTDWQDSFEDETVRRVFFHLQQHGSITEPELNQILGSARLVRRFSLDFEEHLKKVPFSVRIETTSNGKRYVKQN, encoded by the coding sequence ATGAGTCAATTAAGTCCAATTACCACAGTTTTAGAAGCAGAACTGAAGCGAGAACTGCGTCAACGCGGTATCGTTATTTGGCTAGATAAAGACGGGTACTACAACAGTTATGTTGATGAGTTAATCGCCCGCTATAACCGTGGTGACTTTTTTGCCCCAGTCGTTGCCTTTCGCGGCAGTTACTTAGAGATGGTACTTGCCCTCGAAACTTATGGCAATGGACTTGACCCCGAACCGTTGTTAATTCACATGCCCGGTCATACGGAAGAAACTATCCGCAAAACTCCTATTCTGGAACTTTACCGCGCCGGCTACCGTTTCCGCAAAGCCTTTGACACATTGATTCGGGAAGCAGTTACAGGCCACGTTAACCCTGCTAGTATCGAAAACTACCTTAACAATGGCATCACTGACTTACAATCTGCCGAGGAGTGGCTGCAAAATAACCTTTCCCAACCCCAGGACGGACTAGCAGCTTATTTAACAAGTCTGAGTTTAGAGTGGATTGTAGACGGTATCCTGGGCGAAGACAAAGTACTGCAATCGAGAATCAGCGACCAAACCGCTCTCAACACCTTAACAGAACATCTCTACCGCCACACAGGGATGAACACAGCCTTTGTGTGCTTTTTTCACGGCGACACACCCCTATCTTTCCTCGACCTGGGCGAAACATTTGCTGCTTGGCTGATGTGCGTTGAATATGTCCATGACCTCACTCGCCCACCTCATCTTGATGCACTTCAACCCCTGGCCCAACTTTCTCTACCCTTGCGAAAGACCTGCAAGCAACTTGTTGAATATCTGCGAAAACGCCATCCAGATATTTATGCAGCCAAAGCAGCAATTGTAGAATCCCATCTAGAACAAGAACTTAATCAAATTAGCCCCGAAGACTTAGGACAATTTGAAACCTTCCAGTGGGAAGAAACAGCCATTTTACAGGGTGCTGTAGAAGCACTGCTGACTGGGGAATTTCAGAAAGCCTTACACTGGTCACAATCTCACACCGAGTCTGCTTCATTTTGGCTAGAACGCGATCGCACTCGCAGATTAGAATGGTCATTAATCAAAGATGCAGCCACTTTGGGTTACATGATTCAAGGTTCAGGGCAGCTTCAGGGCAAACAAACCCTCAGAGAAGCTTTAGAATACTATACACAAACTGGCTCTGAAGTAGACAAAGCACATCGCCGTTTTGAGCAGCAGAGGTTAAAACTCCTAGAACCCACCTTACCCCACTTCGCCCAACTCCTAGAAGCTGCCGATAAACTTCGTTTTCAGTATCGCAATTGGGCTGATACCCTGGCACAAGATTTTGCCGTCATCTGCACCACAGAAAGCTTTTTACCCGATGATGGGCTTCAGCAACGCACTCTCTACGAGCAAGTAGTACACCCCCTCACCCAAGGTAATAAAAAAGTTGCTTACTTTCTGATTGATGCCTTCCGCTACGAAATGGCAACAGAACTTATCCAAGAATTTGAAGGGGCTGGTACTACCGTAACGTTGAAAGGGAGATATGCCGAATTACCCAGCATCACTGCTGTCGGGATGAACATCCTTGCCCCCGTTAACCAAAATGGTCGGGTAGTATTAGCGGGTAGTGATGGTTTCAAAGGTTTTAAAACAGGTGAGTATACTGTGCGAAAGCCTGATGAACGAGTTCGGGCAATGAGTGAGAAGAGTATTGATAATATCAGTGCAGGTCGTAGAAAAGTTCGGGGTCTGACTCTAGCAGAGGTCTGCAATTGGTCAACCACCAGCCTCAAACAAAGCTGCGCTAATACCAATCTTGTTGTTGTTCACAGTAGAGAAATTGACGATGCAGGCGAAGCTAATGTAGGTTTAGCAACCTTTGAAACCTGGCTGCAACAAATCAAGTCAGCCTGGAACCACCTCAAAAGTATTGGTATAAATGAGTTTATATTCACTGCTGACCACGGATTTCTCCTACAAGACCAAACCACCCAAGAAAAACCCTATCGTGACTCCAATCGCCGTTATATCCTTGCCAAAGAATCTCGCTCCGAAGAAGGAATGGTAACAGTTTCTTTAAATGCCCTCAAATATGAAGGACAAGAAGGTTACTTACTATTCCGTAAAGATACTGCTGTTTTTGCCACTGGCAATCCTGGTGCTACCTTTGTACATGGTGGGAATAGCCTTCAAGAGCGAGTTATTCCTGTACTAACAGTATCCCATCGTCATCAGTCTCATTTGGCAATGGTGAAATATCTCATCGAAGCCAAACCAGAGCCAAATATTTTAGACTGTAGCCGAATTCGGGTTAGGGTTAAGCCCGCGCCTGTTGCCCAAGGCGTTCTCAGTTTTGTGGGAGCCAGGGAAATTAATGTCGCTTTGCGCGTGCCAGAGCGACCTGATATCCAAGTTACGATTAAGGATGCCCCTGGTGCAGAAGTCAAAAATCAGCAACTCCAAATTGCCGTCGAAGGAGATTGGATTGAGGTGCTTTTTGACCTCAAGGGACAGCGAGATGAGCGTGTCCGTCTGGAAATTTATCACCCAGATAATGTTGAAGATGTAGAGTCAATAGTTCCTCAAACTTATTTCAATGTCTCTGGCTCATTCCAGGGTGAGGTTTCTACCGCTACCGAATTACCCAAAAATACTGACTGGCAAGATAGTTTCGAGGATGAAACCGTTCGGCGTGTGTTCTTCCACCTCCAGCAACACGGCTCGATTACAGAACCTGAACTAAACCAAATCCTTGGTTCAGCCAGACTGGTGCGACGTTTCTCCTTAGATTTTGAGGAACACCTGAAGAAGGTTCCTTTCTCAGTCAGGATTGAAACAACCAGTAATGGTAAACGCTATGTCAAGCAAAATTAA